One segment of Streptomyces sp. XD-27 DNA contains the following:
- a CDS encoding PP2C family protein-serine/threonine phosphatase, with protein MSVPHPPKVAGIDPSLPSPSHTADPAAPAPLPPPNAVVLDRLAGWVSDLTTLHELTERLTRTRSLDSALHELLRAGAALVGARRGLVTLEPADGLGPVTTVGLGLGRADLGYIETIPRGTASAAHLLDGLPEAHAPRPEVVHPDLAREAGLDPRHREVATRLGYAASYAVPLDPLGEPTDEGGAPVGRLAAPAGRLGAAVWLYDEPTEPFERQRHLLGLYCRHAAEHVARLVELTRARDAAATLHQELLPARLPRVPGVRLAVRHRTGPDGGGDWYDALSLPEGALGLAIGSVSGSGPGAVAAMGRLRASLRAYAVMEGEDPVAVLSDLEMLLRLTEPARTATALFAYCEPLEAPPGSAGGLRIVLAGAGHCPPLIVGEHRTEFVETSLSAPLGMLSCWEAPSMEIEPAAGETLLLYSDGLLHRTGDEMDRAFARLHAAAAGAPRVVRQDPDALVDHVLRTVLPDGLAAIDRTDDVILLAARFD; from the coding sequence ATGAGCGTCCCGCATCCGCCGAAAGTGGCTGGAATCGATCCCTCGCTCCCCTCCCCCTCGCACACTGCCGACCCCGCCGCCCCCGCGCCGCTGCCCCCGCCCAACGCCGTCGTCCTGGACCGCCTGGCGGGCTGGGTCTCCGACCTCACCACGCTCCACGAACTCACCGAACGGCTGACGCGCACCCGCAGCCTGGACAGCGCCCTCCACGAACTCCTCCGCGCCGGAGCCGCCCTCGTCGGCGCCCGCCGCGGACTGGTCACGCTCGAACCCGCCGACGGCCTCGGGCCCGTCACCACCGTCGGCCTCGGCCTCGGCCGGGCCGACCTCGGGTACATCGAGACGATCCCGCGCGGCACCGCCAGCGCCGCCCATCTGCTCGACGGGCTGCCCGAGGCGCACGCCCCGCGCCCCGAGGTCGTCCATCCCGACCTCGCCCGGGAGGCCGGTCTCGACCCCCGGCACCGCGAGGTCGCGACCCGCCTCGGTTACGCCGCCAGTTACGCCGTCCCGCTGGATCCGCTCGGCGAGCCCACCGACGAGGGCGGCGCTCCCGTCGGCCGGCTCGCCGCGCCCGCCGGCCGCCTCGGTGCGGCCGTCTGGCTCTACGACGAGCCCACCGAACCCTTCGAGCGGCAGCGCCACCTGCTCGGCCTCTACTGCCGGCACGCCGCCGAGCACGTCGCCCGGCTGGTCGAACTCACCCGCGCCCGCGACGCCGCCGCCACCCTCCACCAGGAGCTGCTGCCCGCCCGGCTGCCCCGGGTCCCCGGGGTCCGCCTCGCCGTCCGGCACCGGACCGGCCCGGACGGCGGCGGCGACTGGTACGACGCGCTGTCCCTGCCCGAGGGCGCGCTGGGCCTCGCCATCGGCTCCGTCTCCGGTTCCGGCCCCGGTGCCGTCGCCGCGATGGGGCGCCTGCGGGCTTCCTTGCGCGCGTACGCCGTGATGGAGGGCGAGGACCCGGTGGCCGTGCTCTCCGACCTGGAGATGCTGCTCCGCCTCACCGAGCCGGCCCGTACCGCCACCGCCCTGTTCGCGTACTGCGAGCCCCTCGAGGCGCCCCCGGGCTCGGCCGGCGGCCTCAGGATCGTGCTGGCCGGGGCCGGGCACTGCCCGCCGCTGATCGTCGGTGAGCACCGGACCGAGTTCGTCGAGACCTCCCTGTCGGCACCGCTCGGCATGCTCTCCTGCTGGGAGGCCCCGAGCATGGAGATCGAGCCCGCCGCGGGAGAAACGCTCCTCTTGTACAGCGACGGGCTGCTGCACCGCACCGGAGACGAGATGGACCGCGCGTTCGCCCGGCTGCACGCGGCCGCGGCCGGCGCGCCGCGGGTCGTACGGCAGGATCCGGACGCTCTCGTGGACCATGTGCTGCGCACGGTGCTGCCCGACGGGCTCGCCGCCATCGACCGCACCGACGACGTCATCCTGCTCGCCGCCCGGTTCGACTGA
- a CDS encoding MarR family winged helix-turn-helix transcriptional regulator, producing MTMPTSERLGFYVKRTEQALNATKHAALKPAGLTVPQYAALLCLSENPGISAAALARACAVTPPTMNTVLKNLQERGLVERTPHAWHGNVLETRLTEQGRTVMADADARAVRVERALAAEFSDEERDTLLALLGRCVDVLEAVRPTAGS from the coding sequence ATGACGATGCCCACCTCCGAACGCCTCGGCTTCTACGTCAAGCGCACCGAGCAGGCCCTCAACGCGACCAAGCACGCCGCGCTGAAGCCGGCCGGGCTGACGGTGCCGCAGTACGCCGCGCTGCTGTGCCTCTCGGAGAACCCCGGGATCTCGGCCGCCGCCCTGGCCCGCGCCTGCGCCGTCACCCCGCCCACCATGAACACGGTGCTCAAGAACCTTCAGGAGCGCGGGCTGGTCGAGCGCACCCCGCACGCCTGGCACGGAAACGTCCTGGAGACCCGCCTCACCGAGCAGGGGCGGACGGTGATGGCGGACGCGGACGCCCGCGCGGTACGCGTCGAACGCGCCCTCGCCGCCGAGTTCAGCGACGAGGAGCGGGACACCCTGCTCGCGCTGCTCGGCCGCTGTGTGGACGTCCTGGAGGCGGTCCGGCCCACCGCCGGCTCCTGA
- a CDS encoding AraC family transcriptional regulator produces MDVLAGLLDGPRARGAFLLRAIMDPPWSIRVEDRAPLTLVTVARGTAWALPERGEPRRMGPGDVAVMRGPDPYGFADDPATPPRAVIHPDGRSTTPDGAELCEAMDLGVRTWGDGPVGAPPGGTSRTESGGGRAGGETVLLIGTYRVGGEISRRLLGVLPALLVLPRDAWDSGLTALLEEEIARDRPGQEVFLDRLLDLLLIAALRAWFARPEAAAPAWYAAQGDPVVGRALRLLHDDPAHPWTVAGLAARAGVSRAALARRFTELVGEPPMGYLTGWRLALAADLLREPDSTLEAVARRVGYGSAFALSTAFKRVRGVSPQEYRGASATTG; encoded by the coding sequence ATGGACGTACTCGCGGGCCTGCTCGACGGGCCCAGGGCCCGCGGGGCGTTCCTGCTCCGGGCGATCATGGATCCGCCCTGGTCCATACGGGTCGAGGACCGGGCGCCGCTGACCCTGGTGACGGTGGCGCGCGGCACGGCGTGGGCCCTTCCGGAGCGCGGCGAGCCGCGGCGGATGGGTCCCGGCGACGTCGCGGTCATGCGCGGCCCCGACCCTTACGGCTTCGCCGACGACCCGGCCACCCCGCCGCGCGCCGTGATCCATCCCGACGGGCGCTCCACCACCCCGGACGGCGCGGAGCTGTGCGAGGCGATGGACCTGGGCGTGCGGACGTGGGGGGACGGTCCGGTGGGGGCACCTCCTGGGGGCACCTCCCGGACGGAGTCCGGGGGAGGCCGCGCTGGGGGAGAGACGGTGCTGCTCATCGGCACGTACCGGGTGGGCGGCGAGATCAGCCGGCGGCTGCTCGGGGTGCTGCCCGCGCTGCTGGTGCTGCCGCGCGACGCCTGGGACTCGGGCCTGACCGCGCTGCTCGAAGAGGAGATCGCACGGGACCGGCCGGGTCAGGAGGTCTTCCTCGACCGGCTGCTGGACCTGCTGCTCATCGCGGCGCTGCGGGCCTGGTTCGCGCGCCCGGAAGCGGCGGCTCCGGCCTGGTACGCGGCACAGGGCGACCCGGTGGTGGGCCGGGCGCTGCGGCTGCTGCACGACGACCCGGCACACCCCTGGACGGTCGCCGGGCTCGCGGCGCGCGCGGGCGTCTCGCGCGCCGCCCTGGCCCGGCGCTTCACGGAGCTGGTCGGCGAGCCGCCGATGGGCTATCTGACCGGCTGGCGGCTCGCGCTGGCGGCGGATCTGCTGCGCGAGCCGGACAGCACGCTGGAGGCCGTGGCCCGACGGGTGGGCTACGGCAGCGCGTTCGCGTTGAGCACGGCCTTCAAGCGGGTACGCGGGGTCAGCCCGCAGGAGTACCGCGGGGCGTCGGCGACGACGGGCTGA
- a CDS encoding SMP-30/gluconolactonase/LRE family protein, with product MPRVPRRPRRRSAAAGLALAALAALAPAARAAQPEPRPAAQACAARVSTAHVLPGDRVYPEGIGADPRTGELYVSSFTTGAVYRITPGRTDAEIFLPSGTDGRTTAGGLKVDRAGRLWVVDQAGVSLYDVHGRRLVARFDAPVADGAWVNDVAIGPDGTAYLTDSRRATVYRVTPAQVRQAVADGGRARLRDGFDLSGMVDPHQPDAFTLNGLVVDPAGRYVLAVDMTGGDLYRLGIATGSVRRVTLHGADLTHADGLELRHGTLWAAHNRSNTISRWRISPDGGRARLERRLTDPSLQTPTTLVRQDGRLLVVRSQFDKGGPMGPGTPERPFTVAAVHGI from the coding sequence ATGCCTCGTGTCCCCCGACGTCCCCGCCGCCGCTCCGCCGCCGCAGGTCTCGCCCTGGCGGCCCTGGCCGCCCTGGCGCCGGCGGCGCGGGCGGCGCAGCCCGAGCCGCGCCCCGCCGCCCAGGCCTGCGCCGCCCGCGTCTCCACCGCCCACGTCCTGCCCGGCGACCGGGTCTACCCCGAGGGAATCGGCGCCGATCCGCGCACCGGCGAGCTGTACGTCTCGTCGTTCACCACCGGCGCCGTCTACAGGATCACTCCGGGTCGGACCGACGCGGAGATCTTCCTGCCCTCCGGCACCGACGGCCGCACCACGGCGGGCGGCCTGAAGGTGGACCGGGCCGGCCGGCTGTGGGTGGTCGACCAGGCGGGCGTCTCGCTGTACGACGTACACGGCCGCCGCCTCGTCGCCCGCTTCGACGCCCCGGTGGCGGACGGCGCGTGGGTCAACGACGTCGCCATCGGCCCGGACGGCACCGCGTACCTCACCGACAGCCGCCGCGCCACGGTCTACCGGGTGACGCCCGCGCAGGTACGGCAGGCGGTGGCGGACGGCGGCCGCGCCCGGCTCCGGGACGGCTTCGACCTGAGCGGCATGGTCGATCCGCACCAGCCGGACGCCTTCACGCTCAACGGGCTCGTCGTCGACCCGGCGGGACGGTACGTGCTGGCCGTGGACATGACCGGCGGCGACCTCTACCGCCTCGGCATCGCCACGGGCTCGGTCCGCAGGGTCACCCTGCACGGCGCGGACCTGACCCACGCCGACGGCCTCGAGCTCCGGCACGGCACCCTCTGGGCCGCGCACAACCGCAGCAACACCATCAGCCGCTGGCGGATCTCACCGGACGGCGGCAGGGCCCGCCTGGAACGGCGGCTCACCGACCCGTCCCTCCAGACGCCGACGACGCTGGTCCGCCAGGACGGACGGCTCCTGGTGGTCCGTTCGCAGTTCGACAAGGGCGGCCCGATGGGACCGGGGACCCCGGAGCGTCCGTTCACGGTGGCGGCCGTGCACGGGATCTGA
- a CDS encoding S1C family serine protease, with protein sequence MPAAQAQAPAPAPAPAPAAAAAAGAPPAAPPEAVGASGGAWWTEAGGTGGSGEAAGAGGTGGAGGTGGAGGAGTPGGTGATSGTGGTGATSGTGGAGATSGTGGIWGAPAAPVPLLPDAPPAPRKRSGGVVAAVLAAVLVAGGIGGGIGYWAADRDDATDSTTVSAPADPKAESRAPGSVSDIARRALPSVVTIEAQGSSGEGGTGTGFVYDKQGHILTNNHVVASAADTGRLTATFSDGKRYDAEVVGRAEGYDVAVIKLKNASGATLNPLPLGDSDTVSVGDATVAIGAPFGLSGTVTTGIVSAKNRPVASNDGGAGNSSYMSALQTDASINPGNSGGPLLNANGAVIGINSAIQSAGPGGGFGGGAQQSGSIGLGFAIPVNQAKNVAEQLIKTGTPVYPVISATVTMKDGGGGAKIAQTATDGTPAVIPDGPAAKAGLKPGDVITKLDDTVIDSGPTLISEIWTHRPGDKVTLTYERDGKQHTVQLTLGQREGDS encoded by the coding sequence GTGCCGGCGGCCCAGGCCCAGGCCCCGGCCCCGGCCCCGGCCCCGGCCCCGGCCGCGGCCGCGGCCGCAGGCGCTCCGCCCGCCGCGCCGCCCGAGGCTGTGGGGGCCTCGGGCGGCGCATGGTGGACGGAGGCAGGCGGCACGGGCGGCAGCGGGGAAGCAGCGGGCGCTGGCGGCACGGGCGGCGCGGGCGGTACCGGCGGCGCCGGAGGTGCAGGAACTCCTGGCGGCACGGGAGCCACCAGCGGTACCGGTGGCACGGGAGCGACCAGCGGTACCGGCGGTGCGGGAGCGACCAGCGGTACCGGCGGCATATGGGGCGCCCCGGCCGCGCCCGTCCCCCTTCTCCCCGACGCGCCCCCCGCGCCCCGTAAGCGCTCGGGTGGAGTCGTGGCCGCCGTACTGGCCGCCGTGCTCGTCGCGGGCGGCATCGGCGGCGGTATCGGCTACTGGGCCGCGGACCGGGACGACGCCACCGACTCCACCACCGTCTCCGCCCCAGCCGACCCCAAGGCGGAGAGCAGGGCGCCGGGTTCGGTGTCCGACATCGCGCGCAGGGCGCTGCCCAGCGTCGTGACGATCGAGGCGCAGGGCAGCAGCGGCGAGGGCGGCACCGGCACCGGCTTCGTGTACGACAAGCAGGGCCACATCCTCACCAACAACCACGTGGTGGCCTCGGCCGCCGACACCGGCAGGCTCACGGCGACGTTCTCCGACGGCAAGCGGTACGACGCGGAGGTCGTCGGCCGCGCCGAGGGGTACGACGTCGCGGTGATCAAGCTCAAGAACGCGTCCGGAGCCACGCTGAACCCGCTCCCCCTCGGGGACTCCGACACGGTCTCGGTCGGTGACGCGACGGTGGCGATCGGCGCGCCCTTCGGCCTCTCCGGCACCGTCACCACCGGCATCGTCAGCGCCAAGAACCGCCCGGTGGCCTCCAACGACGGCGGCGCCGGCAATTCCTCGTACATGAGCGCCCTGCAGACCGACGCCTCCATCAACCCCGGCAACTCCGGCGGCCCGCTGCTCAACGCCAACGGCGCCGTCATCGGCATCAACTCGGCGATCCAGTCGGCGGGCCCCGGCGGCGGCTTCGGCGGCGGGGCGCAGCAGTCCGGCAGCATCGGCCTGGGCTTCGCGATCCCGGTCAACCAGGCGAAGAACGTCGCCGAGCAGCTGATCAAGACCGGTACGCCCGTCTACCCCGTCATATCGGCGACCGTGACGATGAAGGACGGCGGCGGGGGCGCCAAGATCGCCCAGACCGCCACCGACGGCACCCCGGCCGTCATCCCCGACGGCCCCGCCGCCAAGGCGGGCCTCAAGCCCGGTGACGTGATCACCAAGCTGGACGACACGGTGATCGACAGCGGCCCGACCCTGATCAGTGAAATCTGGACCCACCGCCCGGGCGACAAGGTCACCCTCACCTACGAGCGCGACGGCAAGCAGCACACGGTCCAGCTGACCTTGGGCCAGCGCGAGGGCGACAGCTGA
- a CDS encoding DUF5926 family protein — protein sequence MAKKRRPQTKAAGARVSAGAADAAYPVVGAREPCPCGSGRRYKACHGRAAAHAVTELVHRPFEGLAGECDWVALRELVPAATAELHLKGGLPEGVPSVTLATVLPMAWPALRRDNGAVLLGLQNDTASGDLSRDLADTLQRALAAEPGTPVAAARAGTDGPRLQDLLDPEAPFTPTVHEGFEFWLEDADAATGEVAASLERANAAATPTARLTGVEAAYWCEAPEKNHLRWVMAHPEEKLLDALARLHAAGTSALGEGTRLVGSFRAHGLTVPVWDLPTAMRAEDVEKPAAEFAERLAEALAVESPLTPEERRSRGGLTNRQITLS from the coding sequence ATGGCCAAGAAGCGCCGCCCCCAGACGAAGGCCGCAGGAGCACGGGTCAGCGCCGGAGCCGCCGACGCCGCCTATCCGGTCGTGGGCGCCCGCGAGCCCTGCCCGTGCGGTTCCGGCCGCCGCTACAAGGCCTGCCACGGCCGGGCCGCCGCACACGCCGTGACGGAACTGGTCCACCGCCCCTTCGAGGGGCTGGCCGGCGAGTGCGACTGGGTGGCGCTGCGCGAGCTGGTGCCCGCCGCGACCGCCGAACTGCACCTGAAGGGCGGCCTGCCGGAGGGCGTCCCGTCCGTCACGCTCGCGACCGTCCTGCCGATGGCCTGGCCCGCGCTGCGCCGCGACAACGGGGCCGTGCTGCTCGGCCTGCAGAACGACACCGCTTCCGGCGACCTCAGCCGCGACCTGGCGGACACGCTCCAGCGCGCGCTGGCCGCCGAGCCCGGCACGCCGGTCGCCGCGGCCCGCGCGGGCACGGACGGGCCGCGGCTGCAGGATCTGCTGGACCCGGAGGCGCCGTTCACCCCGACCGTCCACGAGGGCTTCGAGTTCTGGCTGGAGGACGCGGACGCCGCCACCGGCGAGGTCGCCGCCTCGCTGGAGCGGGCGAACGCCGCCGCGACCCCCACCGCCCGCCTCACCGGCGTCGAGGCCGCGTACTGGTGCGAGGCCCCGGAGAAGAACCACCTGCGCTGGGTCATGGCGCACCCGGAGGAGAAGCTCCTGGACGCGCTCGCCCGGCTGCACGCCGCCGGTACGTCCGCGCTGGGCGAGGGCACCCGCCTCGTCGGCTCCTTCCGCGCGCACGGCCTCACGGTGCCGGTGTGGGACCTGCCGACCGCGATGCGCGCGGAGGACGTGGAGAAGCCGGCCGCCGAGTTCGCGGAGCGGCTCGCGGAGGCGCTCGCCGTGGAGTCGCCGCTGACGCCGGAGGAGCGCCGGTCGCGCGGCGGCCTCACCAACCGCCAGATCACGCTGAGCTGA
- a CDS encoding bifunctional DNA primase/polymerase yields MREIPGRRRKFSFMRHGGSPALLRAALTCATEWRWPVLPGVGMRTGAGGRAGECGCPHQDCVVPGAHPFDPGLLAATTDARMIRWWWSNRPAAPVLLATGGRAPCAVSLPAVAGARALAAFDAARVRVGPVIATPTRWSLLVAPYDLEELGELLHRQDWVPSSLRFHGDGGYVALPPSETGAGRVRWERAPLRRAPGPWLPHVATVVDALVEASANAPDGGSRLAY; encoded by the coding sequence ATGCGCGAGATCCCCGGAAGGCGACGCAAGTTCTCGTTCATGCGACACGGCGGGAGTCCGGCGCTGCTCCGCGCGGCGCTCACCTGCGCCACCGAGTGGCGGTGGCCCGTGCTCCCCGGAGTGGGGATGCGGACCGGCGCCGGCGGCCGCGCGGGGGAGTGCGGCTGCCCGCACCAGGACTGCGTGGTGCCGGGCGCCCACCCGTTCGACCCCGGGCTGCTCGCGGCGACCACCGACGCCCGCATGATCCGCTGGTGGTGGTCGAACCGCCCGGCCGCGCCGGTCCTGCTCGCGACCGGGGGCCGGGCGCCCTGCGCCGTGAGTCTGCCCGCCGTCGCGGGGGCGCGGGCGCTGGCCGCGTTCGACGCCGCGCGGGTGCGGGTCGGCCCGGTGATCGCGACGCCGACCCGGTGGTCCCTGCTGGTGGCCCCGTACGACCTCGAAGAGCTCGGCGAGCTCCTGCACCGCCAGGACTGGGTGCCCAGCTCGCTGCGGTTCCACGGCGACGGCGGCTATGTGGCGCTGCCGCCGTCCGAGACGGGCGCCGGGCGGGTGCGCTGGGAGCGGGCGCCGCTGCGGCGTGCGCCCGGCCCGTGGCTGCCGCATGTGGCGACGGTGGTGGACGCGCTGGTCGAGGCGAGCGCGAACGCACCGGACGGGGGCAGCAGGCTCGCGTACTGA
- a CDS encoding aminopeptidase P family protein, whose product MTEEPTAEIPETPETEAPIKQRKNGLYAGVSDELAANMKTGWADTELRDLRPIEQAAHTARRRAALSARFPGERLVIPAGNLRTRSNDTEYGFRAATEYVYLTGDQTQDGVLVLEPTGAEGHEATLYLLPRSNRENGEFWLDGQGELWVGRRHSLAEAEQLLGMPCKDVREVADALRAATGPVRAVRGHDAGIEAALTDKVTAERDEELRGFLSELRLVKDEWEIGQLQAAVDSTVRGFEDVVKVLDRAEATSERYIEGTFFLRARVEGNDVGYGSICAAGPHATTLHWVRNDGAVRSGELLLLDAGVETTSLYTADVTRTLPINGRFTALQRRIYDAVYEAQEAGIAAVRPGARYLDFHEAAQRVLATRLVEWGLLGDLDVEKVLELGLQRRWTLHGTGHMLGLDVHDCAVARRETYADGVLEPGMCLTVEPGLYFQADDVTVPEEYRGIGVRIEDDILVTEDGNRNLSDGLPRTADDIEAWMARLKG is encoded by the coding sequence GTGACCGAGGAGCCGACCGCGGAGATCCCGGAGACCCCGGAGACCGAGGCGCCCATCAAGCAGCGGAAGAACGGCCTGTACGCGGGCGTCTCCGACGAGCTCGCCGCGAACATGAAGACCGGCTGGGCCGACACCGAGCTGCGCGACCTGCGGCCGATCGAGCAGGCCGCGCACACCGCCCGCCGCCGCGCCGCGCTCTCCGCGCGCTTCCCCGGCGAGCGCCTGGTGATCCCCGCGGGCAACCTGCGGACCCGCTCGAACGACACCGAGTACGGCTTCCGCGCCGCCACCGAGTACGTGTACCTCACCGGCGACCAGACCCAGGACGGCGTGCTCGTCCTGGAGCCGACCGGCGCCGAGGGGCACGAGGCGACCCTCTACCTGCTGCCGCGCTCCAACCGCGAGAACGGCGAGTTCTGGCTCGACGGCCAGGGCGAGCTGTGGGTCGGCCGCCGCCACAGCCTGGCCGAGGCCGAGCAGCTGCTGGGCATGCCCTGCAAGGACGTGCGCGAGGTCGCCGACGCGCTCCGCGCCGCGACCGGCCCGGTCCGCGCCGTGCGCGGCCACGACGCCGGGATCGAGGCGGCCCTCACCGACAAGGTCACCGCGGAGCGCGACGAGGAGCTGCGCGGCTTCCTCAGCGAGCTGCGCCTGGTCAAGGACGAGTGGGAGATCGGCCAGCTCCAGGCGGCCGTCGACTCCACCGTGCGCGGGTTCGAGGACGTCGTGAAGGTCCTCGACAGGGCCGAGGCCACCTCCGAGCGCTACATCGAAGGAACGTTCTTCCTCCGGGCGCGCGTCGAGGGCAACGACGTCGGCTACGGCTCCATCTGCGCCGCGGGCCCGCACGCGACCACCCTGCACTGGGTGCGCAACGACGGCGCGGTCCGCTCCGGCGAGCTGCTGCTGCTGGACGCGGGCGTGGAGACCACCAGCCTCTACACGGCGGACGTCACCCGCACCCTGCCGATCAACGGCCGCTTCACCGCGCTCCAGCGCAGGATCTACGACGCGGTGTACGAGGCGCAGGAGGCCGGCATCGCGGCGGTCCGGCCCGGCGCGCGGTACCTCGACTTCCACGAGGCGGCGCAGCGCGTGCTGGCCACCCGGCTCGTGGAGTGGGGCCTGCTCGGCGACCTCGACGTGGAGAAGGTCCTGGAGCTGGGCCTCCAGCGCCGCTGGACGCTGCACGGTACGGGCCACATGCTCGGTCTGGACGTGCACGACTGCGCGGTCGCCCGCCGCGAGACGTACGCGGACGGCGTCCTGGAGCCGGGCATGTGCCTCACGGTCGAGCCGGGCCTGTACTTCCAGGCGGACGACGTGACGGTGCCGGAGGAGTACCGGGGCATCGGCGTCCGCATCGAGGACGACATCCTGGTCACGGAGGACGGCAACCGGAACCTGTCGGACGGGCTGCCGCGCACCGCCGACGACATCGAGGCGTGGATGGCCCGCCTCAAGGGCTGA
- a CDS encoding histidine phosphatase family protein, whose translation MAHRLLYLVRHGEYVSDRDDPLDEGTLTENGRRQSRLVAERLRQVPFTAVHHSTERRAAQTAALITAELPGVPVHPSDLLRECIPAIPEPEAVTPAQTAFFDGLPPESLDEGPRQAAAALRRYAGPVTDDGEGDGDRSAGPELVVSHGNLINWFVCHALGGPASGWLRLLDYHCAVTVILYRSDGPAKLVTYNDASHLPPELRGTDYPVDWRI comes from the coding sequence ATGGCGCACCGGTTGCTCTATCTCGTACGGCACGGCGAGTACGTGTCGGACCGGGACGACCCGCTCGACGAGGGCACCCTCACCGAGAACGGCAGGCGCCAGTCCCGGCTGGTCGCGGAGCGGCTGCGGCAGGTGCCGTTCACGGCCGTCCACCACAGCACGGAGCGCAGGGCCGCCCAGACGGCCGCGCTGATCACGGCGGAGCTGCCGGGGGTACCGGTGCACCCGTCGGACCTGCTGCGGGAGTGCATCCCGGCGATCCCGGAACCGGAGGCGGTGACACCGGCGCAGACCGCGTTCTTCGACGGGCTGCCGCCGGAGTCGCTCGACGAGGGGCCGCGGCAGGCGGCCGCGGCCCTCCGGCGCTACGCGGGCCCGGTCACGGACGACGGCGAGGGAGACGGTGACCGGTCCGCCGGGCCCGAGCTCGTCGTCAGCCACGGGAACCTCATCAACTGGTTCGTCTGCCACGCCCTCGGCGGTCCCGCGTCCGGCTGGCTGCGGCTCCTGGACTACCACTGCGCCGTGACGGTCATCCTCTACCGCTCGGACGGCCCGGCGAAGCTCGTCACCTACAACGACGCCTCGCACCTGCCGCCCGAGCTGCGGGGCACCGACTACCCCGTGGACTGGCGCATCTGA
- a CDS encoding glycerophosphodiester phosphodiesterase, whose protein sequence is MTYARPDQDRLPGPSPVSVVAHRGASEDAPEHTLAAYRKAIEDGADALECDVRLTADGHLVCVHDRRVNRTSNGRGAVSSLELSDLAALDFGSWKGQSTDREAPDRDHRDSTSVLTLERLLELVADAGRRVELAIETKHPTRWAGRVEERLLALLRRFDLDAPAAGEPSAVRVMSFSARSLHRVQAAAPAIPTVYLMQFVLPRHRDGALPPGVRIAGPSIRIARNHPEYVARWQRAGHGVHIWTVDEPEDVELCTRLGATAIITNRPKQVLSQLGR, encoded by the coding sequence GTGACTTATGCGCGCCCGGACCAGGACCGGCTCCCCGGCCCGTCCCCCGTCTCCGTCGTCGCCCACCGCGGCGCCTCCGAGGACGCGCCCGAACACACCCTCGCCGCCTACCGCAAGGCGATCGAGGACGGCGCCGACGCCCTCGAATGCGATGTACGGCTGACCGCCGACGGGCATCTGGTCTGCGTCCACGACCGGCGCGTCAACCGCACCTCCAACGGCCGCGGCGCCGTCTCCTCGCTCGAGCTCTCCGACCTCGCCGCTCTCGACTTCGGCTCCTGGAAGGGGCAGTCCACCGATCGCGAGGCACCGGACCGGGACCACCGCGACAGCACCTCGGTCCTCACCCTGGAGCGCCTGCTGGAGCTCGTCGCCGACGCGGGCCGCCGCGTCGAGCTGGCCATCGAGACCAAGCATCCGACCCGTTGGGCGGGCCGCGTCGAAGAGCGGCTGCTGGCCCTGCTGCGCCGTTTCGACCTGGACGCTCCGGCCGCGGGCGAGCCGTCCGCGGTGCGCGTGATGAGCTTCTCCGCGCGCTCACTGCACCGCGTGCAGGCCGCCGCCCCGGCCATCCCGACCGTCTATCTGATGCAGTTCGTCCTGCCGCGGCACCGCGACGGGGCGCTGCCGCCGGGCGTGCGCATCGCGGGGCCGAGCATCCGGATCGCGCGGAACCACCCCGAGTACGTCGCTCGCTGGCAGCGCGCGGGGCACGGCGTGCACATCTGGACCGTCGACGAGCCCGAGGATGTCGAGCTCTGCACCCGCCTCGGCGCCACGGCAATCATCACCAACCGCCCCAAACAGGTCCTGTCCCAACTCGGCCGCTGA